A single genomic interval of halophilic archaeon DL31 harbors:
- a CDS encoding HAD-superfamily hydrolase, subfamily IA, variant 1 (KEGG: hbo:Hbor_04530 haloacid dehalogenase superfamily enzyme, subfamily IA~TIGRFAM: HAD-superfamily hydrolase, subfamily IA, variant 1~PFAM: Haloacid dehalogenase-like hydrolase), translated as MTYDTALFDMDGVLVERTPSWVFDDAATAALQAFGLEDPSDEEHRTIRSSRQVRSETGHALAERADADLEELWGKREELVAANQQTAIDRHEKNLYQDARALADTDLNFGIVSNNQHEMVEHVLEQFGLDGFDTYYGRQPTFEGLDRCKPDTTYLEQALEDLNAEKAVYVGDRESDVNVAHAAGIDSAFVRRSFNKERTLSTEPTYDVDSLFELRGELDLE; from the coding sequence ATGACGTACGATACCGCCCTCTTCGATATGGACGGCGTCCTCGTCGAGCGGACCCCGAGTTGGGTGTTCGACGACGCCGCCACCGCTGCGCTGCAGGCGTTCGGCTTGGAGGACCCCTCCGACGAGGAGCACCGCACGATTCGCTCTTCGCGGCAGGTCCGTTCCGAGACCGGGCACGCGCTGGCCGAACGCGCCGATGCCGACCTGGAAGAACTGTGGGGGAAGCGCGAGGAGCTCGTCGCCGCGAACCAGCAGACTGCGATCGACCGGCACGAGAAGAACCTCTATCAGGACGCCCGGGCGCTCGCCGACACGGACCTGAACTTCGGCATCGTCTCCAACAACCAACACGAGATGGTCGAGCACGTGCTGGAACAGTTCGGCCTCGACGGCTTCGACACCTACTACGGCCGCCAACCCACCTTCGAGGGGCTGGACCGCTGTAAGCCGGACACCACCTATCTCGAACAGGCACTCGAAGATCTCAACGCCGAGAAAGCGGTCTACGTCGGGGACCGCGAATCGGACGTGAACGTCGCCCACGCCGCCGGCATCGACTCGGCGTTCGTTCGGCGGTCGTTCAACAAGGAGCGCACGCTTTCCACGGAGCCGACCTACGACGTTGATTCGCTGTTCGAACTCCGCGGCGAACTCGACCTCGAGTAG
- a CDS encoding Prephenate dehydratase (KEGG: hla:Hlac_0264 prephenate dehydratase~PFAM: Prephenate dehydratase; Amino acid-binding ACT), which produces MQVVTLGPAGTYSHRAARAVVKLQGGSGSDDDVAFRESVTEIVAAVADEEFSRGVVPVENSIEGSVDESLDALAERDVSVVREVVSPIRHALLAQGPEFSTVASHPQALAQCREYLNEHYPDVRREAVASTARGVERAREDASVAAIGHPANAENGLERIAENIQDRDSNATRFLVVAPATERSDAGGKTSLVVYPGANYPGLLLELLSAFANRDINLSRVESRPSGRRLGDYCFHFDIEAGLYEARTQAALGEIETVCEKGWVRRLGSYDTEHVVD; this is translated from the coding sequence ATGCAGGTAGTCACGCTGGGACCGGCGGGCACCTACTCACATCGGGCCGCACGCGCGGTCGTGAAACTTCAGGGCGGGTCGGGGAGCGACGACGACGTGGCGTTTCGCGAGTCCGTCACCGAAATCGTCGCCGCCGTCGCCGACGAGGAGTTCTCCCGTGGCGTCGTCCCGGTGGAGAACAGCATTGAGGGGTCGGTCGACGAGAGTCTGGACGCGCTGGCCGAGCGCGACGTGAGCGTTGTCCGCGAGGTGGTCTCGCCCATCCGTCACGCGCTGCTGGCGCAGGGCCCGGAGTTCTCGACGGTCGCCAGCCACCCCCAGGCGCTTGCACAGTGTCGGGAGTATCTCAACGAACACTACCCCGACGTGAGACGTGAGGCCGTGGCGTCGACGGCCCGTGGCGTCGAGCGTGCACGCGAAGACGCCTCAGTTGCGGCCATCGGACACCCGGCGAACGCCGAAAACGGGCTGGAGCGCATCGCAGAGAATATTCAGGACCGCGACTCCAACGCCACCCGCTTCCTCGTCGTCGCCCCGGCGACCGAGCGCTCCGACGCCGGCGGCAAGACGAGCCTCGTGGTCTACCCCGGCGCGAACTACCCGGGCCTGCTGCTCGAACTCCTCTCGGCGTTTGCGAACCGCGACATCAACCTCTCGCGGGTCGAGTCCCGGCCCAGCGGCCGGCGACTCGGGGATTACTGCTTCCACTTCGACATCGAGGCAGGGCTCTACGAGGCCCGAACGCAGGCCGCACTCGGGGAGATCGAGACGGTCTGTGAGAAGGGATGGGTCCGCCGCCTCGGCTCATACGACACTGAACATGTGGTCGACTGA
- a CDS encoding multi-sensor signal transduction histidine kinase (TIGRFAM: PAS~PFAM: Signal transduction response regulator, receiver region; PAS fold-4; PAS fold; GAF; Signal transduction histidine kinase, subgroup 1, dimerisation/phosphoacceptor region; ATP-binding region, ATPase-like~KEGG: hma:rrnAC0848 HTR-like protein~SMART: Signal transduction response regulator, receiver region; PAS; PAC motif; GAF; Signal transduction histidine kinase, subgroup 1, dimerisation/phosphoacceptor region; ATP-binding region, ATPase-like) — protein MGSRFKILFVDDEPGLADLTATFVEREDDRISTVTATNVEVGLERLAEHDVDCIVSDYDMPQQNGLKFLGKVRDRFGSIPFILYTGKGSEEIASKAFSAGANDYFQKKEGPDQYTLLANIITNLVEKHHAEREKERNLEVMETAQEGLSIVSKDGTFEYVNQAYTDTFGYDQSELVGRSWSFLYPEEDVEHVRYEVIPTIPDDGVWSGETTFLRSDGTRIIANHTLARARGDRLICTVRDITEALEREEELQERRTLLDLFIQKVEEYAIFTLDPDGHVITWNSGAERITGYEADEILGEPFSVFFTEFDREEGLPNRLLARAEAEGIATHEGRRRRKDGSTFWEDVTISAIRDDEGALVGFGNVVYDATKEQTDQQRQRATERKIRRFHDTTRALVDADTKADVSKIVVDALQDTLNLPLGGCWLYDAATETLKPVAATARSEELLGGLPTFERGDALAWQAFESGEPMTFDDISAHPDRHNPETTIRSELILPLESHGVLVIGSTAPNDFTESDSIVAEILAENTSMALDRVERQTQLNEERAFIESALDHLTDTFYVFSPDGSPIRWNSQLPTVTGYTDEEIAEMHVLDFFEGDDKGRVADAVERIPEAGETEVTADVVTKNGERIPYKFTGARLTDSAGEITGLVGIGRDISDQKECEAELERRNERLEELSSVLSHDLRSPLNVAQRNLEMVQETGEMDRLEYVERALQRMNTLIEDLLVLARQGRVISTTTDIQLAAAAERAWEHVESRDASLTVTTERTLLADETRLLQLLENLLRNAVEHGSTGSQTQSDDAVEHGSTSSRPSVDDAVEHGSTGSQTQSDDAVEHGSTSSRPSTDDAVEHGGPDVAVRIGDLPDGFYVEDMGPGFPETVREQFENGDIVEGHLGLRIVRTISDAHGWDMRLTESENGGSRVEFRVDGANDA, from the coding sequence ATGGGTTCCCGATTCAAGATCCTCTTCGTCGACGACGAACCGGGGCTAGCGGATCTCACTGCGACGTTTGTGGAACGCGAAGACGACCGCATCAGTACGGTGACGGCTACGAACGTTGAGGTAGGACTCGAACGACTTGCCGAGCACGACGTCGACTGCATCGTCTCGGACTACGATATGCCCCAGCAGAACGGGTTGAAGTTTCTCGGCAAGGTTCGGGACCGGTTCGGGAGCATCCCATTCATTCTCTACACCGGGAAAGGCTCCGAGGAAATCGCGAGTAAGGCGTTTAGCGCCGGGGCGAACGATTACTTCCAGAAAAAAGAGGGACCCGATCAGTACACCCTGCTCGCGAATATCATCACGAATCTCGTCGAGAAACACCACGCCGAGAGGGAGAAAGAGCGCAATCTGGAGGTGATGGAAACCGCCCAAGAGGGGCTCTCGATTGTCAGCAAAGATGGAACGTTCGAGTACGTCAATCAGGCGTACACGGACACGTTCGGCTACGACCAGTCCGAGCTAGTAGGTCGGTCGTGGTCGTTCCTCTACCCCGAGGAAGACGTGGAACACGTCAGATACGAGGTGATTCCGACGATCCCCGACGACGGGGTTTGGTCGGGCGAAACAACCTTCCTGCGAAGCGACGGGACGCGGATAATCGCCAATCACACGCTTGCACGCGCCCGAGGGGACCGGCTCATCTGCACGGTGCGGGACATCACGGAAGCGCTCGAACGAGAGGAGGAGCTTCAAGAGCGTCGCACGCTGCTTGATCTCTTCATTCAGAAGGTCGAAGAGTATGCGATTTTCACGCTGGACCCGGACGGCCACGTCATCACGTGGAACTCCGGAGCAGAACGTATCACCGGCTACGAGGCCGACGAAATCCTCGGAGAGCCGTTCTCGGTGTTCTTCACCGAATTCGACCGAGAGGAGGGCCTGCCGAATCGACTGCTCGCACGGGCAGAAGCCGAGGGAATCGCGACTCACGAGGGTCGGCGACGCAGAAAGGACGGGTCGACGTTCTGGGAGGACGTGACCATCTCCGCGATTCGCGACGACGAGGGGGCGCTCGTCGGCTTCGGGAATGTAGTGTACGATGCCACGAAAGAGCAGACCGACCAGCAGCGACAGCGGGCGACTGAACGGAAGATCAGACGGTTTCACGACACAACGCGTGCGCTTGTTGACGCCGACACGAAAGCGGACGTTTCCAAAATCGTCGTCGATGCGCTCCAGGACACACTCAACCTGCCGTTGGGTGGCTGCTGGCTCTACGATGCGGCTACGGAGACGTTGAAACCGGTCGCTGCGACCGCCCGCTCCGAGGAGCTGCTCGGCGGTCTCCCGACGTTCGAACGGGGCGATGCGCTCGCCTGGCAGGCGTTCGAGTCGGGCGAACCGATGACGTTCGACGACATCTCTGCACACCCGGACCGACACAACCCGGAGACGACGATCCGGAGCGAACTCATCCTGCCGTTAGAGAGCCATGGCGTACTCGTCATCGGGTCGACCGCCCCCAATGATTTCACCGAATCAGACAGCATCGTCGCGGAGATACTCGCAGAGAACACGAGCATGGCGCTCGACCGCGTCGAGCGACAGACGCAGTTGAACGAGGAACGCGCCTTCATCGAATCCGCCCTCGACCATCTCACAGATACGTTCTACGTGTTCTCGCCGGACGGGTCGCCGATCCGCTGGAACAGCCAGCTTCCGACGGTTACCGGCTACACGGACGAGGAAATTGCGGAGATGCATGTCCTCGATTTCTTCGAGGGGGACGACAAGGGACGGGTCGCCGACGCGGTCGAGAGGATACCCGAGGCCGGGGAAACCGAGGTGACGGCCGATGTCGTGACCAAGAACGGCGAGCGAATCCCCTACAAATTCACGGGGGCACGGCTCACCGATTCCGCGGGAGAGATCACCGGGCTGGTGGGTATCGGCCGGGACATCAGCGACCAGAAGGAGTGCGAGGCGGAGCTCGAACGCCGGAACGAACGGTTGGAGGAGCTGTCGTCGGTCCTCTCACATGACCTTCGGAGCCCGCTCAACGTCGCCCAGAGGAACCTGGAGATGGTCCAAGAGACAGGAGAAATGGACCGGCTGGAGTACGTCGAGCGGGCGCTGCAGCGCATGAACACGCTCATCGAGGACCTCCTGGTTCTCGCCCGGCAGGGGCGGGTGATCTCGACGACGACGGATATCCAGCTCGCGGCCGCCGCCGAACGGGCGTGGGAGCACGTCGAAAGCCGGGACGCGTCGTTGACGGTCACCACTGAGCGCACGCTCCTGGCAGACGAGACACGGCTGCTCCAACTGTTGGAGAACCTTCTGCGGAACGCCGTCGAGCACGGCTCGACTGGCAGTCAGACACAGTCTGACGACGCCGTGGAACACGGTTCCACGAGCAGTCGGCCATCGGTCGACGACGCCGTCGAGCACGGCTCGACTGGCAGTCAGACGCAGTCTGACGATGCCGTGGAACATGGTTCCACGAGCAGTCGGCCATCGACCGACGACGCCGTCGAGCACGGCGGGCCCGACGTCGCCGTCCGGATTGGCGACCTCCCGGACGGGTTCTACGTCGAAGATATGGGGCCGGGATTCCCCGAAACGGTTCGCGAGCAGTTCGAGAACGGCGACATCGTCGAGGGCCATCTCGGCCTCCGAATCGTCCGGACGATCAGCGATGCGCACGGCTGGGACATGCGACTCACTGAATCCGAAAACGGGGGGTCGCGGGTCGAGTTCCGCGTCGACGGAGCGAACGACGCGTAA
- a CDS encoding heat shock protein Hsp20 (PFAM: Heat shock protein Hsp20~KEGG: hje:HacjB3_08020 HSP20-type molecular chaperone): MPRRDPFKDIEELFEQLNSGFADMSEDFGEQPGGHGIHVDVADMGEQLVVSADVPGFDPADIDISVKDRQLTIAAEHSESAESDEDDAHYYRRERTTRTTSRTVTLPTDVDESAASASYDNGVLTIELPKRDPEDDGVDIEVN, translated from the coding sequence ATGCCACGACGAGACCCGTTCAAGGACATCGAGGAGCTTTTCGAACAGCTGAACTCCGGCTTCGCGGACATGAGTGAGGATTTCGGCGAGCAGCCCGGCGGTCACGGCATCCACGTCGACGTAGCCGATATGGGCGAGCAACTGGTCGTCTCCGCCGACGTCCCCGGCTTCGATCCCGCGGATATCGACATCTCGGTGAAAGACCGCCAACTCACCATCGCTGCGGAGCACAGTGAGTCAGCGGAGAGCGACGAGGATGATGCTCACTACTACCGACGCGAACGCACGACGCGGACGACAAGCCGAACCGTCACGCTGCCCACGGACGTCGATGAGTCCGCGGCGAGTGCGAGCTACGACAACGGTGTGCTCACTATCGAACTCCCGAAGCGCGACCCCGAGGACGACGGCGTCGACATCGAAGTCAACTGA
- a CDS encoding heat shock protein Hsp20 (PFAM: Heat shock protein Hsp20~KEGG: hvo:HVO_0451 HSP20-type molecular chaperone), which produces MRTNTFDDIDRLFDRMNRFAGFDDGVGSDSMQSSTMKVDVSDHGDELVVVADLPGFDREEIDLSVDDDQLTIAASHQVDAEETDEERSYVHRERASRTVRRSISLPVEVDAEGASAAYSNGVLTVTLPTLAESSGHRIDID; this is translated from the coding sequence ATGCGAACAAACACGTTTGACGACATCGACCGCCTCTTCGACCGAATGAACCGCTTTGCGGGGTTCGACGACGGCGTGGGCAGTGACTCGATGCAGTCGAGCACCATGAAGGTGGACGTGAGCGACCACGGCGACGAACTGGTCGTCGTCGCGGACCTCCCCGGGTTCGACCGCGAAGAAATCGACCTCTCTGTCGATGATGACCAGCTCACGATCGCCGCGAGCCACCAGGTCGATGCCGAGGAGACGGACGAAGAGCGCAGCTACGTCCACCGCGAACGCGCCAGCCGGACCGTCCGCCGCAGCATCTCCCTCCCGGTCGAAGTCGACGCCGAGGGCGCCAGCGCGGCCTACTCCAACGGCGTGCTGACGGTGACGCTGCCCACGCTTGCGGAGTCGAGCGGACACCGCATCGACATCGACTGA
- a CDS encoding leucyl-tRNA synthetase (TIGRFAM: Leucyl-tRNA synthetase, class Ia, archaeal/eukaryotic cytosolic~KEGG: hbo:Hbor_27430 leucyl-tRNA synthetase), with protein MTYEPQAIEQRWRQRWADEGRYEADPSDQPDAGDDETTFVTVPYPYPSGGMHIGHARTYTVPDAYARYRRQQGDNVLFPMAWHVTGTPIVGAVERLQKGEEEQLSLLRDTYNVPEERLKELETPMGFAEYFIEEHYKKGMQSLGLSVDWRREFTTNDERYSKFISWQYERLREKGLLEKGLHPVNYCTNEEQPVTTHDLLEGEDAEFQEYTLVRFRGELPDEGDADRAGASDEGDADRADASDEGDADRAGASDEGDAVIFPMATLRPETVRGVTNAYVNPDATYVRASVDGEQWVISEDAAEKFRLQDREVEVEAEFSGADLVGTSVENPITGDDVLVLPAGFVDADNATGVVMSVPAHSPDDYIALQELQERADDLAEYGIDPEAVRGIKPIPILTIEGYGEIPAKSVVEEHGITSSDDPALEEATNDLYNAEFHSGVLTDEYGEFAGEIVEDVRLRFRQHHEGDAFDTMQEFSEEVICRCGGDVEVAYQDTWFLRYNDENWMAKTKRVIKGLDAIPENTRGEYTHTVDWLNEWPCIRNYGLGTRLPWDQEFVIEPLSDSTLYMSYYTVAPHIQEVPVEDLDPEFFDAMFYGEDAVEDPDEHALELGEEWDYWYPVDYRFSGNDLISNHLTFYLYHHAEFFPEPKWPQGIVVMGMGLLEGQKMSSSKGHVVLPGEAINEFGADTVRFFLLNASEPWQDYDWREEAVESVHNQLRRFYNRGQQLIEEGSPAQAAGVNGDAGDAEAINDVDRWLLSKLQSAVSAATEAMERSETRNATQTAFYGFDEHLKWYRRRAELDRPGARLTLRHVLETRLRLLAPFVPFLANELHEELTGTPAEEAPWPEIDEELQAPELELQEARVEALVGDIHEVADVTDTDPETVRVYVAADWKRQVYETVQEVGADVGAVMSEVMCDPELREKGNEVNQVAQDAVEFARDYDESELADLLAMDEHAAYEEAAPFLGREFEAAVEVYAEDEEDVVDPADRAGNAVPFRPAIHLE; from the coding sequence ATGACCTACGAGCCACAGGCAATCGAGCAGCGCTGGCGGCAGCGCTGGGCGGATGAAGGCCGCTACGAGGCCGACCCGTCCGACCAGCCTGACGCTGGCGACGACGAGACGACGTTCGTCACCGTCCCCTATCCCTACCCGAGCGGCGGGATGCACATCGGTCACGCCCGCACGTACACAGTACCGGACGCCTACGCGCGCTACCGCCGCCAGCAGGGCGATAACGTCCTGTTCCCCATGGCGTGGCACGTCACCGGTACGCCCATCGTCGGCGCCGTCGAACGCCTCCAGAAGGGCGAGGAGGAGCAGCTCTCGCTGCTGCGAGACACTTACAACGTCCCTGAGGAGCGCCTCAAGGAACTGGAGACGCCGATGGGCTTTGCGGAGTACTTCATCGAGGAACACTACAAGAAAGGGATGCAGTCACTGGGGCTCTCCGTCGACTGGCGCCGGGAGTTCACCACCAACGACGAGCGCTACTCGAAGTTCATCAGCTGGCAGTATGAGCGCCTGCGGGAGAAGGGGCTGCTGGAGAAGGGACTCCACCCCGTCAACTACTGCACCAACGAGGAACAGCCCGTCACCACCCACGACCTGCTGGAGGGTGAGGACGCTGAGTTCCAGGAGTACACGCTGGTGCGGTTCCGTGGCGAGTTGCCTGATGAAGGCGACGCGGACCGAGCAGGCGCGTCGGACGAAGGCGACGCGGACCGAGCAGACGCGTCGGACGAAGGCGACGCGGACCGAGCAGGCGCGTCGGACGAAGGCGACGCGGTCATCTTTCCGATGGCGACGCTCCGCCCCGAAACAGTCCGGGGGGTCACCAACGCCTACGTCAACCCCGACGCTACCTACGTCCGGGCGAGCGTCGACGGCGAGCAGTGGGTCATCTCCGAGGATGCCGCCGAGAAGTTCCGGCTGCAGGACCGTGAGGTCGAGGTGGAGGCGGAGTTCTCCGGTGCTGATCTGGTCGGCACGAGCGTCGAGAACCCCATCACCGGCGACGACGTGCTGGTGCTGCCCGCCGGCTTCGTCGACGCCGACAACGCGACTGGTGTCGTGATGTCCGTGCCGGCCCACTCGCCGGACGACTACATCGCGCTGCAGGAACTGCAGGAGCGCGCTGACGACCTGGCCGAGTACGGTATCGACCCCGAGGCAGTCCGGGGTATCAAGCCCATCCCCATCCTGACTATCGAGGGCTACGGCGAGATTCCCGCGAAGTCCGTAGTCGAGGAGCACGGAATCACGTCGAGTGACGACCCCGCACTGGAGGAGGCGACGAACGACCTCTACAACGCTGAGTTCCACTCGGGCGTGCTCACCGACGAGTACGGCGAGTTCGCTGGCGAAATCGTCGAGGACGTGCGCCTGCGCTTCCGCCAACACCACGAGGGCGACGCCTTCGACACGATGCAGGAGTTCAGTGAGGAGGTCATCTGCCGCTGTGGCGGCGACGTGGAGGTGGCCTATCAGGACACCTGGTTCCTGCGCTACAACGACGAGAACTGGATGGCCAAAACCAAGCGCGTCATCAAGGGGCTGGACGCCATCCCCGAGAACACGCGCGGCGAGTACACCCACACGGTCGACTGGCTGAACGAGTGGCCCTGCATCCGCAACTACGGGCTGGGCACCCGGCTGCCGTGGGACCAAGAGTTCGTCATCGAACCGCTGTCGGACTCGACGCTGTACATGTCCTACTACACGGTCGCCCCACACATTCAGGAGGTGCCCGTCGAGGACCTCGACCCCGAGTTCTTCGATGCGATGTTCTACGGCGAGGACGCCGTTGAGGACCCCGATGAGCACGCGCTGGAACTGGGCGAGGAGTGGGACTACTGGTACCCGGTGGACTACCGCTTCTCGGGCAACGACCTGATTTCGAACCACCTAACGTTCTACCTCTACCACCACGCCGAGTTCTTCCCCGAGCCGAAGTGGCCACAGGGCATCGTCGTGATGGGGATGGGGCTGTTGGAGGGCCAGAAGATGTCCTCCTCGAAGGGTCACGTCGTGCTGCCCGGCGAGGCCATCAACGAGTTCGGCGCCGACACGGTTCGGTTCTTCCTGCTGAACGCCTCCGAGCCGTGGCAGGACTACGACTGGCGTGAGGAGGCCGTCGAGAGCGTCCACAATCAACTGCGGCGGTTCTACAACCGTGGCCAGCAGTTGATTGAGGAAGGGTCGCCGGCACAGGCAGCCGGCGTCAACGGCGACGCGGGCGACGCCGAGGCCATCAACGACGTGGACCGTTGGCTGCTCTCGAAGCTGCAGAGCGCCGTCTCGGCGGCGACCGAGGCGATGGAGCGCTCGGAGACCCGGAACGCCACGCAGACGGCGTTCTACGGCTTTGATGAGCACCTCAAGTGGTACCGCCGCCGTGCTGAGCTGGACCGTCCGGGCGCGCGCTTGACGCTCCGACACGTCCTGGAGACGCGGCTACGCCTCCTGGCACCGTTCGTGCCCTTCCTCGCCAACGAACTCCATGAGGAGCTCACCGGCACCCCTGCGGAGGAGGCGCCGTGGCCCGAGATTGACGAGGAGCTGCAGGCGCCGGAGCTCGAACTGCAGGAGGCCCGCGTCGAGGCGCTGGTCGGGGACATCCACGAAGTCGCGGATGTGACCGACACGGACCCCGAGACGGTCCGCGTCTACGTCGCCGCCGACTGGAAACGGCAGGTGTACGAGACCGTACAGGAAGTCGGCGCCGACGTGGGTGCGGTGATGAGCGAGGTGATGTGCGATCCCGAACTCCGCGAGAAGGGTAACGAGGTGAATCAGGTCGCACAGGACGCCGTGGAGTTCGCACGCGATTACGACGAGTCCGAACTCGCGGACCTGCTGGCGATGGACGAGCACGCGGCCTACGAGGAGGCCGCGCCGTTCCTCGGCCGCGAGTTCGAGGCTGCGGTTGAGGTGTACGCCGAGGATGAGGAAGATGTGGTCGACCCCGCCGACCGGGCCGGAAACGCGGTGCCGTTCCGCCCGGCGATTCACCTGGAGTGA
- a CDS encoding Citrate transporter (PFAM: Divalent ion symporter; Regulator of K+ conductance, C-terminal~KEGG: hut:Huta_0636 citrate transporter) — protein sequence MALPPMSTGMLLVFGIIGVALVLFVTERIPSDITAIAVLVSLVILKPWTGIGASDAISGFSSSATVTIVAMYILSDGIQRTGLVQRLGVHLARLTKGSEKKLLGATVGSTGVAAGLINNTPVVAVFIPMITGLAERSGISPSKLLLPLSYAAMLGGTLTLIGTSTNILASDLAAQLLGQQLSMFEFTKLGVIVLLVGILYLLTVGRWLTPARIDPAADLTEEFDLADHLSRLVVREDSPLVGHSVPDADDLLDTDAETEVDVLQLDRNGEAFLGVGSDQQVEAGDVLTVRATLQATNRAAEQFGLRQQAREEVTEEHLGDSESEGTLVEAVVLPDSRLVGETVAETKLDEQFETRVLAIRRGEEVTREGVREKTIQSGDTLLLQTTPGAVEYLANEGDIVITQFSETPVTDSSEAAEEIAPLSPKTPIAIGIMAAVIGVAALDLLPIVIAALGGVVAMVVTGCLKANEAYDAVSWNIIFLLAGVIPLGLAMQRTGGAEFLAGLLVASADVLPILAVLGLFYLLTGLLANIITPVASVVLMIPIAVDTAARIDANGLTFLLAVMFAASSAFMTPIGYQTNLMVYGPGGYKFTDYVRVGAPLQLLLTVVTTLGLAFFWGLN from the coding sequence ATGGCGCTCCCACCGATGTCGACGGGGATGCTACTGGTGTTCGGCATCATCGGCGTCGCACTCGTGCTGTTCGTGACCGAACGCATCCCCAGCGACATCACCGCCATTGCGGTGCTGGTCTCGTTGGTGATTCTCAAGCCGTGGACCGGAATCGGAGCCAGCGACGCCATCTCCGGATTCTCCAGTTCCGCGACAGTTACCATCGTCGCGATGTACATCCTGAGTGACGGCATCCAGCGAACGGGGCTCGTCCAACGGCTTGGGGTCCACCTGGCACGGCTGACGAAGGGGAGCGAGAAGAAACTGCTCGGTGCGACCGTCGGGTCGACCGGCGTCGCCGCAGGGCTCATCAACAACACCCCCGTGGTCGCGGTGTTCATCCCGATGATTACGGGGCTCGCAGAGCGCAGCGGGATCTCCCCCTCGAAACTGCTGTTGCCGCTTTCCTACGCCGCCATGCTTGGTGGGACCCTCACCCTCATCGGCACCTCGACGAACATTCTCGCGAGCGACCTGGCTGCACAGTTGCTCGGCCAGCAGCTCTCGATGTTCGAGTTCACCAAACTCGGCGTCATCGTGCTACTGGTGGGGATTCTCTATCTGCTGACGGTCGGGCGATGGCTCACACCGGCACGCATCGACCCGGCTGCCGACCTAACCGAGGAGTTCGACCTGGCAGACCATCTCTCGCGGCTCGTCGTGCGCGAGGACTCCCCGCTGGTGGGCCACTCAGTCCCGGACGCCGACGACCTACTCGACACCGACGCCGAGACCGAAGTCGACGTCCTCCAACTCGACCGCAACGGCGAAGCGTTCCTCGGGGTCGGGAGTGACCAGCAGGTGGAGGCCGGTGACGTGCTCACGGTTCGGGCCACGCTGCAGGCGACCAACCGGGCCGCCGAGCAGTTCGGGCTTCGCCAGCAGGCCCGCGAGGAGGTAACCGAAGAACACCTCGGCGACTCCGAGAGCGAGGGGACGCTGGTGGAAGCGGTCGTCCTCCCCGACTCCAGACTCGTGGGCGAGACGGTGGCTGAGACCAAACTCGACGAGCAGTTCGAGACGAGAGTGCTCGCAATCCGCCGGGGTGAGGAGGTCACGCGGGAGGGAGTGCGTGAGAAGACGATACAGTCCGGGGATACGCTCCTGCTTCAGACGACCCCCGGTGCCGTCGAGTATCTCGCGAACGAAGGCGACATCGTCATCACCCAGTTTTCCGAGACGCCGGTGACAGACAGTTCCGAAGCAGCCGAAGAAATCGCCCCACTGAGCCCGAAGACCCCTATCGCGATCGGCATTATGGCCGCCGTCATCGGCGTCGCCGCGCTGGACCTGCTCCCCATCGTCATCGCCGCACTCGGCGGTGTGGTGGCAATGGTGGTGACGGGCTGTCTGAAAGCGAACGAGGCCTACGACGCGGTGAGCTGGAACATCATCTTCCTGCTCGCGGGGGTCATCCCGCTCGGCCTGGCGATGCAGCGAACGGGTGGCGCGGAGTTCCTCGCGGGGCTGCTGGTCGCAAGCGCCGACGTGCTCCCCATACTGGCGGTGCTCGGCCTGTTCTACCTGCTCACGGGGCTGCTGGCGAACATCATCACACCCGTCGCGAGCGTGGTACTGATGATTCCTATCGCCGTCGACACCGCCGCCCGCATCGACGCCAACGGGCTGACGTTCCTGCTCGCGGTGATGTTTGCGGCCTCCAGCGCGTTCATGACCCCGATCGGCTACCAGACCAACCTGATGGTCTACGGCCCGGGCGGCTACAAATTCACGGATTACGTTCGCGTCGGCGCACCGCTACAGCTGCTGTTGACGGTTGTGACGACGCTCGGACTGGCCTTTTTCTGGGGGCTCAACTGA